The sequence below is a genomic window from Nitrososphaerota archaeon.
CGTCGAAGAAAGGTTCACACATGGATGGAGGTGTTATCCTGACAGGCCTTCCCGTCTTGTTGATTACCTGTCCATCGTGCTCCTTGAGGAACCTGTAGAGGAATTCATTATGTTTTTTGTTATAATCTCCTGCACCTACATGCGCGTATCCATTACCGAGGGGGAAGTACCAGAAGTACCCCGACAAGTCGTCGAATGGCTTGATGTAGAAATCGTCAAAAGGCGGATCCTTGTACTTTACCTTGTACTGCACGCATGGCACCAATTTATCATCTTTGATTCTTGGGAGCAAAGGCCTGCTGAGTCCCGTAGCATCAATGACCATGTCAAAGTCATTCGTGAAATTTGACCTGTCGATCCAAGAGCCAAAATGGGTTTCTGGCTTGTCAGCGCTGTCCTGAATGAACTTTAATTTGTCAAAACATACCAAACCCTTTAGAGGTATGTCAAAGGTTTCTTTTCCAATATCTACAAGCATCCTTTCTCCGTTATGCATGACATAATCGTCAAAATTCAATCCACATTCCTTTGCGAACTTTGCTATTCCATCTTTTGATGTCCCCCAAGCACATACGGCATCGAATTTGGAGGCCGGCATCCTCTCAAAGGCAACAACTTTGTGCTGATCTCTGAGCTGATATGCCAGATATGAACCCGCTACTCCAAGACCAACTATGGCTATTCGCAAGACTGTCTGCTATGCTTTCTTTTAGGAGTGTTTTAACCCTTTTTCTGGTCAACATACAATGTCGGAATTGGTAATGAGTTCTGC
It includes:
- a CDS encoding NAD(P)/FAD-dependent oxidoreductase; protein product: MRIAIVGLGVAGSYLAYQLRDQHKVVAFERMPASKFDAVCAWGTSKDGIAKFAKECGLNFDDYVMHNGERMLVDIGKETFDIPLKGLVCFDKLKFIQDSADKPETHFGSWIDRSNFTNDFDMVIDATGLSRPLLPRIKDDKLVPCVQYKVKYKDPPFDDFYIKPFDDLSGYFWYFPLGNGYAHVGAGDYNKKHNEFLYRFLKEHDGQVINKTGRPVRITPPSMCEPFFDGNVVGVGESIGTVYPLLGEGIIPSLQCASFFKDYIENRNAYRSQVLQHYKIYETVYKFIKAKIDGRFDIKTQFFGLMAMFFHMKINEKRYGLEIRLTDMLKVLKA